A stretch of the Clostridium fungisolvens genome encodes the following:
- the htpG gene encoding molecular chaperone HtpG translates to METKQFKAESKRLLDLMINSIYTHREIFLRELISNASDAIDKIYYKALTDESISFEKDDYFIKVSVDKESRTVKISDTGIGMTKEDLDDNLGVIAKSGSLKFKKENEIKDGYDIIGQFGVGFYSAFLVADTVTVISKAFGSTEAYKWESKGVEGYTIEPCEKATVGTDIILKIKDNTEDESFDEYLEEYRLKSIIKKYSDFIRYPIKMDVTESKLKEGSESEYESYTEEKTINSMVPIWRKNKSELKEEDYNNFYSEKHFGFDKPLKHVHISVDGAISYNAILFIPERTPYDFYTKEYEKGLELYSSGVMIMDKCGDLLPDYFGFVKGIVDSEDLSLNISREILQHDRQLKLIAKNIKNKIKSELETMLKNDREKYEKFYEAFGKQLKYGLYSEYGSNKDVLQDLIMFYSSKEKKMVTLAEYVDRMAESQKYIYYASGESNERIEKLPQTELLLDKGYEILYFTDEVDEFAIKMLMSYKEKEFRSVSSNDLGIEDDDNKETSKEEEKENKDIFEGMKSILSGKVKEVRASKRLKNHPVCLANDGELSIEMEKILNAMPNNQGVKADKVLEINVNHDVFKSLKSAYEADKDKFNLYTDILYNQALLIEGLSIGDPVEFTNNICKIMK, encoded by the coding sequence ATGGAAACAAAACAATTTAAAGCAGAATCCAAGAGACTTTTGGATCTTATGATTAACTCAATCTATACTCACAGAGAGATATTTTTAAGAGAGCTTATATCAAATGCTAGTGATGCTATTGATAAGATTTACTACAAAGCACTAACAGACGAATCTATATCTTTTGAAAAAGATGACTACTTTATTAAGGTTAGCGTTGATAAAGAGAGCAGAACTGTAAAGATATCTGATACAGGTATAGGAATGACTAAAGAAGACCTTGATGATAATCTAGGGGTTATTGCAAAAAGTGGTTCATTGAAGTTTAAAAAAGAAAATGAAATAAAAGATGGATATGATATAATAGGACAATTTGGTGTTGGATTTTATTCTGCATTTTTAGTAGCTGATACTGTTACCGTTATTAGTAAAGCTTTTGGTAGTACAGAAGCATATAAATGGGAATCCAAAGGAGTAGAAGGCTACACAATTGAACCTTGTGAAAAGGCTACTGTAGGAACAGATATAATCCTTAAGATAAAGGATAATACAGAAGATGAGAGCTTTGATGAATACTTAGAAGAATATAGACTAAAGTCCATAATCAAGAAGTACTCTGACTTTATTAGATATCCAATTAAGATGGATGTTACTGAAAGTAAGCTTAAAGAAGGCAGTGAAAGTGAGTACGAAAGCTATACTGAAGAAAAAACTATTAATAGTATGGTTCCAATTTGGAGAAAAAATAAATCAGAATTAAAAGAAGAAGATTATAACAATTTCTATTCAGAAAAGCATTTTGGTTTTGATAAGCCTTTAAAGCATGTTCATATAAGTGTTGATGGTGCTATTAGCTACAACGCAATATTATTTATACCAGAAAGAACACCATATGATTTCTATACTAAGGAATACGAAAAAGGTTTAGAATTATATTCAAGTGGTGTTATGATAATGGATAAGTGTGGAGATTTACTTCCAGACTATTTTGGTTTTGTAAAAGGAATAGTTGATTCAGAAGATTTGTCCTTAAATATATCAAGAGAAATATTGCAGCATGACAGACAACTTAAGCTTATTGCAAAGAACATAAAGAACAAGATAAAGAGCGAACTTGAAACTATGCTCAAGAATGATAGAGAGAAGTACGAAAAATTCTATGAAGCTTTTGGAAAACAATTGAAGTACGGTCTATATAGTGAATATGGCAGCAATAAAGATGTTCTTCAAGACTTAATAATGTTCTATTCTTCAAAGGAAAAGAAGATGGTTACACTTGCTGAGTATGTAGATAGAATGGCAGAAAGTCAAAAGTATATTTACTATGCTTCAGGGGAATCAAATGAGAGAATAGAAAAACTTCCTCAAACTGAGCTTTTACTTGACAAAGGATATGAAATACTATACTTTACTGATGAAGTAGATGAATTTGCTATAAAGATGTTGATGTCTTATAAAGAAAAAGAATTCAGATCAGTATCAAGCAATGATCTTGGAATTGAAGATGATGACAACAAAGAAACTTCAAAGGAAGAAGAAAAAGAAAACAAGGATATCTTTGAAGGAATGAAGTCTATATTATCTGGAAAAGTTAAAGAAGTTAGAGCTTCAAAGAGATTAAAGAATCATCCAGTATGCCTTGCAAACGATGGTGAGCTTTCAATTGAAATGGAAAAAATACTTAATGCAATGCCAAACAATCAAGGAGTAAAGGCTGATAAGGTTTTAGAGATAAATGTAAATCATGACGTATTCAAATCACTTAAGTCTGCTTATGAAGCTGACAAAGATAAGTTTAATTTGTATACAGATATATTATATAATCAGGCTCTACTTATAGAAGGTCTATCAATTGGAGATCCTGTAGAATTTACAAATAATATTTGCAAAATAATGAAATAA
- a CDS encoding alpha/beta hydrolase, with the protein MSGSIDLFTCEGYHCSVYVPEQYIESESSFPVVYVNGVNDIREIVGAIEPYFYKDCPPFILVNIQPKNWNDDYTPWAAKGIARDGEDFGGKADNYIETLLYKIKPYIDTNYRTKSDYKNNVLLGYSLGGLLSLYALYSCACFGKVGSLSGSLWYEEWIEYMSLNNPYNKDAKVYLSLGIKESKSRNPRMANVGVCTEKAFEMLQKQLSSEENVKLEWNNGGHFTEITERFIKAILWLVKDL; encoded by the coding sequence ATGAGTGGTAGTATAGATTTGTTTACATGTGAGGGATATCATTGTAGCGTATATGTTCCCGAGCAATATATTGAAAGTGAATCAAGCTTTCCAGTTGTATATGTAAATGGTGTAAATGATATAAGAGAAATAGTTGGTGCTATAGAGCCATATTTCTATAAAGATTGTCCTCCATTTATTCTAGTAAATATCCAGCCTAAAAACTGGAATGATGATTACACTCCTTGGGCAGCAAAAGGCATAGCTAGGGATGGAGAAGACTTTGGGGGTAAAGCTGATAATTATATTGAGACTCTTTTATATAAAATAAAACCATATATTGATACTAACTACAGAACTAAGTCTGATTACAAAAACAATGTATTACTTGGATATTCTCTTGGAGGTCTTTTATCTTTATATGCACTTTATAGTTGTGCATGTTTCGGTAAAGTAGGAAGCCTTTCAGGATCATTATGGTATGAAGAGTGGATAGAATATATGAGTTTAAATAATCCTTATAATAAAGATGCTAAAGTTTATTTATCTCTTGGAATAAAAGAAAGTAAAAGCAGAAACCCACGTATGGCTAATGTAGGAGTTTGTACTGAAAAAGCATTCGAAATGCTACAAAAGCAACTTAGCAGTGAAGAGAATGTTAAATTAGAGTGGAATAATGGAGGACATTTTACAGAAATAACTGAAAGATTTATAAAGGCAATTTTATGGCTTGTGAAAGATTTATAA
- a CDS encoding DUF1858 domain-containing protein: MSYDIKELDINEGTLIGDIAKKYPSIREFLIELSPKFEKLKNPILFKAMSSKATIALVSEKSGFEVEDLINMIKKHIEDKNI, from the coding sequence ATGAGTTACGATATAAAAGAATTAGATATTAATGAAGGAACATTAATAGGAGATATTGCTAAAAAATATCCGTCTATAAGAGAATTCTTAATTGAACTATCACCTAAATTTGAAAAGTTAAAAAATCCAATATTGTTTAAAGCTATGTCATCAAAGGCAACAATAGCACTTGTTAGTGAAAAAAGTGGATTTGAAGTTGAAGATTTGATTAATATGATAAAGAAGCATATTGAAGACAAAAATATATAA
- a CDS encoding AraC family transcriptional regulator, which yields MENEKLNKLNELFEDKLKQLANLIERFTDKEGLQSSSIPSLDFIRSTEKSELLHSIYTPSLCVIVQGAKMVILGSEGYRYDKNSYLVASVHLPITGQIIEASSDAPYLSLRLGFSSDQILDIIKETKQATMTKQNPPRGLIVNKTSLSLLDALLRLVSLLETPADIPVLAPLFIREILYRILQDDQGDVVKQFAMIGSHAQAISSAINLINKDFSKSLSIEELAKTINMSPSSLHHHFKKVTAMSPLQYQKQVRLQEARRLLLSETLEAADAAFQVGYESPSQFSREYSRMFGLPPISDIKRLKNSIYVNF from the coding sequence ATGGAGAATGAAAAGCTAAACAAATTAAATGAATTGTTTGAAGATAAACTAAAACAATTAGCTAATCTCATAGAACGTTTTACTGATAAAGAAGGACTTCAATCTTCCTCAATACCGTCACTAGACTTTATCCGTTCCACGGAGAAATCAGAACTTTTACATTCGATTTATACACCGTCCTTATGTGTGATAGTACAAGGGGCAAAAATGGTTATACTAGGTTCTGAAGGTTATAGATATGATAAAAATTCCTATTTAGTTGCTTCTGTCCACTTGCCTATTACTGGTCAGATCATTGAAGCTTCATCTGATGCCCCATATTTAAGCTTAAGACTTGGCTTTAGTAGTGATCAAATTCTTGATATAATAAAGGAAACTAAACAAGCAACTATGACAAAACAGAATCCCCCTCGTGGACTGATTGTAAATAAGACTAGTCTATCCTTACTAGATGCTCTTCTAAGACTTGTTAGTCTATTAGAAACACCAGCAGATATTCCAGTTCTTGCCCCTTTATTTATTAGAGAAATTCTTTATAGAATTTTACAAGATGATCAGGGGGATGTGGTAAAACAATTTGCTATGATTGGAAGCCATGCTCAAGCAATTTCAAGTGCTATAAACTTAATTAACAAAGATTTTTCAAAATCCTTGAGTATTGAGGAACTGGCAAAAACTATAAATATGAGTCCATCATCATTGCATCATCATTTTAAAAAAGTTACTGCAATGAGCCCTCTTCAATATCAAAAACAAGTCAGATTACAAGAAGCGCGAAGGTTATTGCTTTCAGAAACCTTAGAAGCTGCAGATGCAGCATTTCAAGTAGGTTATGAAAGTCCTTCCCAATTTAGTCGTGAATACTCAAGAATGTTTGGACTCCCACCTATAAGCGATATAAAGAGATTAAAAAATTCTATATATGTAAATTTCTAA
- a CDS encoding SDR family oxidoreductase — protein MMKELNGKVAIITGASRGIGSSIAKQLAGAGAKVVVNYSNSPEKAAEVVNEIKKNGGEAIEIQADISKVSDVENLFTETIEAFGKVDILINNAGVILYKLLSDVTEADFDRLFDINVKGTYFACQQAMKLMENNGRIVNFSTSVVGSMLPTYSVYAATKGAVEQITRQLAKEFGAKGITINTVAPGPVNTDLFNVGKTEQQIDAMKKANAFGRLGETEDIANVIEFLVSDKAQWVTGQTLRVNGGFV, from the coding sequence ATGATGAAAGAATTAAATGGAAAAGTAGCAATTATTACTGGGGCATCAAGAGGTATAGGTAGTTCTATTGCAAAACAATTAGCTGGGGCAGGAGCTAAGGTAGTAGTTAATTATTCAAATAGTCCTGAAAAAGCAGCTGAGGTGGTAAATGAAATTAAAAAGAATGGTGGAGAAGCTATTGAAATACAAGCTGATATAAGCAAAGTAAGTGATGTAGAAAACTTGTTTACAGAGACCATTGAAGCTTTTGGAAAAGTAGATATATTAATCAATAATGCTGGGGTAATACTATATAAATTACTTTCTGATGTTACAGAAGCAGACTTTGATAGGCTCTTTGATATAAATGTAAAGGGAACTTACTTTGCATGTCAGCAGGCAATGAAGTTAATGGAGAATAACGGTAGGATAGTCAATTTCTCAACATCTGTAGTAGGAAGTATGCTTCCAACCTATAGTGTGTATGCAGCTACAAAAGGCGCGGTTGAGCAGATAACTCGCCAATTGGCTAAAGAATTTGGAGCTAAGGGAATAACAATAAATACAGTTGCACCTGGGCCTGTTAATACCGATCTATTTAATGTAGGAAAAACAGAACAGCAAATAGATGCAATGAAAAAGGCTAATGCTTTTGGACGACTTGGTGAAACTGAAGATATAGCAAATGTTATTGAATTTTTAGTAAGTGATAAGGCTCAATGGGTTACAGGGCAGACTCTTAGAGTTAATGGTGGATTTGTATAA
- a CDS encoding transporter substrate-binding domain-containing protein, whose product MKKKLALLIAMTISATVLLAGCGTKANADKSSASNGTFKIGLEAGYAPFNWTQKDDSNGAVKIDGSSEYAGGYDIEIAKKIAKDLGKDLVVVKTEWDGLVPALTSGKIDAIIAGMSPTAERKKTIDFSDNYYKSNLVMVVKKGGKYENATSIQDFKGAKVTAQLNTFHYSVIDQIQGVQKQPAMDNFPAMRVALESGIIDGYVSERPEGVSAETANSKYKMVEFKTGFTTSDDDTAIAVGVAKGSDLTSKINKTLAGISEEQRKTIMDTAIKNQPAAK is encoded by the coding sequence ATGAAAAAGAAATTAGCGTTATTAATAGCAATGACAATATCAGCTACAGTACTTTTAGCAGGTTGTGGAACAAAGGCAAATGCTGACAAGAGTTCAGCTTCTAACGGAACTTTTAAGATAGGTCTTGAAGCTGGATATGCACCATTTAACTGGACTCAAAAAGATGATTCAAATGGAGCAGTAAAAATAGATGGAAGCTCAGAGTATGCAGGTGGATACGATATAGAAATAGCTAAAAAGATAGCTAAAGATTTAGGTAAGGATTTAGTTGTAGTAAAAACTGAATGGGATGGTCTTGTACCAGCATTAACTTCAGGTAAAATTGATGCAATCATAGCAGGTATGTCACCTACTGCAGAACGTAAGAAGACTATAGATTTTTCTGATAACTACTACAAATCAAACTTAGTTATGGTAGTTAAAAAGGGTGGTAAGTATGAAAATGCTACATCAATACAAGATTTCAAAGGAGCAAAAGTAACTGCTCAATTAAATACATTCCACTATTCAGTAATAGATCAAATTCAAGGTGTTCAAAAACAACCAGCTATGGATAACTTCCCAGCAATGAGAGTTGCCCTTGAATCAGGTATAATTGATGGTTATGTTTCAGAACGTCCAGAAGGCGTAAGTGCTGAAACTGCAAATTCAAAGTACAAAATGGTTGAATTCAAAACTGGATTTACTACATCTGATGATGATACAGCAATAGCTGTAGGTGTTGCAAAGGGTAGTGATTTAACTTCAAAGATTAATAAAACATTAGCAGGTATCTCAGAAGAACAAAGAAAGACAATAATGGATACAGCTATAAAAAATCAACCAGCAGCAAAATAG
- a CDS encoding amino acid ABC transporter permease: MSFDWVVKIVSENWQMFLRGAGTTLLVALTGTIIGFVIGLLVGVIRTVPMPEKGIKRYFLKLVNALLFVYIEVFRGTPMIVQAMVIYYGTALAFNLNMDRLFAAVLIVSINTGAYMSEIIRGGIVSIDKGQFEAADAIGMKHFQVMTNVILPQAIRNILPATGNEFVINIKDTSVLNVISVTELYFQTKSVAGNNFRYFESFFVACILYFIMTFTVTRILRLIERKLDGPDNYIMYANQMQVETPEDIARKNKEVNMY, translated from the coding sequence ATGAGTTTTGATTGGGTTGTAAAAATTGTTTCAGAAAACTGGCAGATGTTCCTTAGAGGAGCTGGCACTACTCTGTTAGTTGCACTGACTGGTACTATTATAGGGTTTGTAATAGGTTTATTAGTAGGAGTTATAAGAACTGTACCAATGCCTGAGAAGGGTATTAAAAGATATTTCCTTAAGCTCGTAAATGCACTATTATTTGTTTATATAGAAGTATTCCGTGGAACTCCGATGATCGTACAGGCTATGGTAATTTACTATGGTACAGCTTTGGCATTTAATTTGAATATGGATAGACTTTTTGCAGCAGTACTTATAGTATCTATAAACACTGGTGCTTATATGTCAGAAATTATTCGTGGTGGTATTGTTTCGATAGATAAAGGACAATTTGAAGCAGCAGATGCTATAGGAATGAAGCATTTTCAAGTTATGACTAATGTTATATTACCACAAGCTATACGTAATATATTACCAGCAACAGGTAATGAGTTCGTAATCAACATAAAGGATACTTCGGTACTTAACGTAATTTCAGTAACTGAATTATACTTCCAAACAAAATCTGTTGCCGGAAATAATTTTAGATACTTTGAATCATTCTTTGTTGCATGTATACTTTATTTTATAATGACTTTTACAGTAACAAGAATATTGAGATTAATTGAAAGAAAATTAGATGGACCAGATAACTACATTATGTATGCAAATCAAATGCAGGTAGAAACACCTGAAGATATAGCTAGAAAAAATAAAGAAGTTAATATGTATTAA
- a CDS encoding amino acid ABC transporter ATP-binding protein — MENVIDIKHLSKSFGTHEVLKDIDFSVKKGEVVCIIGSSGSGKSTLLRCVNLLEKPTGGEIIYKGENILDDKHDIYAYRTKLGMVFQSFNLFNNHNVLSNCVVGQVKVLKRSKAEAEEVARKYLKVVGMEQYINAKPKQLSGGQRQRVAIARALSMEPDVMLFDEPTSALDPEMVGEVLKVMKELAESGLTMLIVTHEMGFAEEVSDRVVFMDKGVIAEEGTPEQIFKNPTQERTREFLKRTLK, encoded by the coding sequence ATGGAAAATGTAATTGATATTAAACATTTAAGTAAATCTTTTGGAACTCATGAAGTGCTTAAGGACATAGACTTTTCAGTAAAAAAGGGAGAAGTTGTATGTATAATAGGATCATCAGGATCAGGAAAATCTACCCTTCTACGTTGTGTTAATCTACTTGAAAAGCCAACTGGTGGAGAAATCATATATAAAGGTGAAAACATCCTCGATGATAAACACGATATTTATGCTTATCGTACAAAACTAGGTATGGTATTCCAATCATTTAATCTTTTCAATAATCACAATGTTTTAAGCAATTGTGTTGTTGGACAAGTAAAGGTGCTAAAACGTTCAAAGGCCGAAGCAGAGGAAGTTGCAAGAAAGTATTTGAAGGTTGTAGGCATGGAACAATATATTAATGCTAAACCAAAGCAATTATCAGGTGGACAAAGGCAGCGTGTAGCTATAGCTAGAGCACTTTCAATGGAACCAGATGTAATGTTATTTGATGAACCAACTTCAGCACTTGATCCAGAAATGGTAGGAGAAGTTCTTAAGGTTATGAAGGAACTTGCTGAAAGTGGACTAACAATGCTTATAGTAACTCATGAAATGGGCTTTGCTGAAGAAGTATCTGATCGCGTAGTGTTTATGGATAAAGGAGTTATTGCAGAAGAAGGAACTCCAGAGCAAATATTTAAGAATCCAACTCAAGAGCGTACTAGAGAGTTCTTAAAGCGTACATTAAAATAA
- a CDS encoding (deoxy)nucleoside triphosphate pyrophosphohydrolase yields MKEVTAAIIVKDNLILIAQRGKDEKEEGMWEFPGGKIEIGETEEQCLKREIKEELDIEIEVGDFLGESIYDYSHGQIKLLAYFAQFISGEIKLSVHSLIKWVTIQEIDKFNFAPADIPLVKKLKSCYK; encoded by the coding sequence ATGAAAGAAGTGACTGCAGCTATTATCGTAAAGGATAATTTGATTTTGATAGCTCAAAGGGGAAAAGATGAAAAAGAAGAAGGAATGTGGGAATTCCCCGGAGGGAAGATAGAAATAGGTGAGACAGAGGAGCAGTGCTTAAAGCGAGAAATAAAAGAAGAGCTTGATATTGAGATTGAAGTGGGTGATTTCTTAGGTGAAAGCATATATGATTATTCCCATGGACAGATAAAACTTCTTGCATATTTCGCCCAATTTATAAGTGGGGAGATAAAGCTCTCAGTTCATAGTTTAATAAAATGGGTGACTATTCAGGAGATAGACAAATTCAATTTTGCACCTGCGGATATACCTCTGGTTAAAAAGCTTAAGAGTTGTTATAAATAA
- a CDS encoding serpin family protein: MSKKFKKDLDNIQLNDKLKNKTMDMIKQTLDKEHTSRNLFSRKTFFIFAFTSFVLIIFIVGITVIKGPFNNSVKAKDLMQGIGSENITLKDNLSKEFLDSTSEFSISMFKELTKQKNAVYSPTSLYLALGSVLNGADGNTKDELLKALSKYGLSSDELNIYYKTLVSRLPSKKNKTTLSISNSIWFDNGFDVNKDFLNINKNFYNTDAYELNLQAENAKNHINAWGKKVTNNKIGNIIERIDKDDVMIILSSIYFNANWQKPFPKNNTHKSNFTTSDHVSITTDFMSQEDNIKSLSNSSEQIISLPYANGNLSFIAMMPNEQTNIRDYISSLNKDSFANKISSLTSQELYVSLPKFEIQFGKSIKNELSALGIKELFDPTQANLNKISTNKDSLFVSEIAQNTYLRVDENGTEASSITKVDISKQALTTFINFNRPFVYAVIDNDTKLPLFIGLMDTPNK, translated from the coding sequence ATGAGTAAGAAATTTAAAAAAGATCTAGACAATATACAACTGAATGATAAGTTAAAGAATAAAACTATGGATATGATAAAACAGACCTTAGACAAAGAGCATACTTCAAGAAATTTATTCTCCAGAAAAACTTTTTTTATTTTTGCTTTTACTTCTTTTGTCCTAATAATATTTATTGTTGGTATTACTGTTATTAAGGGGCCTTTTAATAATTCAGTAAAAGCAAAAGATTTAATGCAAGGTATTGGTTCTGAAAACATAACCTTAAAAGATAATCTTTCTAAGGAGTTTTTAGATTCAACTTCAGAATTTTCTATATCAATGTTTAAAGAACTTACGAAACAAAAAAATGCTGTTTATTCTCCTACATCTTTGTATCTAGCCTTAGGAAGTGTTTTAAACGGAGCTGACGGGAATACAAAGGATGAGCTTTTAAAAGCACTTTCAAAATATGGCTTAAGTAGTGATGAGCTAAATATATATTATAAAACCTTAGTTTCACGACTTCCTAGTAAGAAAAATAAGACCACCTTAAGTATTTCAAATTCCATATGGTTTGATAATGGCTTCGATGTAAATAAAGATTTCCTAAATATCAACAAGAACTTTTATAACACAGATGCATATGAGTTAAATCTGCAAGCTGAAAATGCAAAGAATCATATAAATGCTTGGGGTAAAAAGGTAACAAATAATAAAATCGGTAACATAATTGAAAGAATAGATAAAGACGATGTAATGATAATATTATCCAGTATCTACTTTAACGCCAATTGGCAAAAGCCTTTCCCTAAAAATAATACTCATAAATCAAACTTTACCACAAGTGATCACGTAAGTATTACTACTGATTTTATGAGTCAAGAGGATAACATTAAAAGTTTATCTAATAGTTCGGAGCAAATAATATCTCTCCCGTATGCTAATGGAAATCTAAGCTTCATAGCAATGATGCCAAATGAACAGACTAATATAAGAGATTATATTTCAAGTCTTAATAAAGATAGTTTTGCTAACAAGATAAGCTCATTAACATCCCAAGAACTTTATGTCTCACTTCCAAAGTTTGAAATACAATTTGGTAAATCAATTAAAAACGAATTATCAGCATTAGGTATAAAAGAGCTTTTTGATCCAACCCAAGCAAATCTCAATAAAATATCAACTAATAAAGATAGTCTATTTGTTAGTGAAATTGCACAAAACACTTATTTAAGAGTAGATGAAAATGGTACAGAAGCTTCATCTATTACCAAAGTTGATATATCAAAACAAGCTTTGACTACCTTCATCAATTTTAATCGTCCCTTTGTTTATGCCGTAATCGATAATGATACAAAATTACCTCTATTTATTGGGCTAATGGATACTCCCAATAAATAG
- a CDS encoding RNA polymerase sigma factor produces the protein MHTISQYDSDYYCKKIETHGNTVYKICRLYLKENADIEDVFQKVFLKLIEKKPYFKNQEHERAWFIKVTANTCKDFLKSYWNKNTVSINDIDSVTEGIELSEVFEAVFSLEHKYKIVIYMYYYEGYSISEISNILKVNEATIRTQLKRAREKLKNKLERDEFYE, from the coding sequence ATGCATACTATATCCCAATATGATAGTGACTACTATTGCAAAAAAATAGAAACTCATGGAAATACAGTTTATAAAATATGTAGATTATATTTGAAGGAAAATGCAGATATTGAAGATGTATTTCAAAAAGTATTTTTAAAACTTATTGAGAAAAAACCCTACTTTAAAAATCAAGAACATGAACGCGCTTGGTTTATTAAAGTTACTGCAAATACTTGCAAAGATTTTTTAAAAAGCTATTGGAACAAAAATACTGTTTCTATTAATGACATTGATTCTGTTACTGAAGGCATTGAGCTTAGCGAAGTATTTGAGGCTGTATTTAGTTTAGAACATAAATATAAGATAGTAATTTACATGTATTATTATGAAGGTTATTCTATCTCGGAAATATCTAATATATTAAAAGTTAATGAAGCTACGATTCGTACTCAACTCAAGAGAGCTCGTGAAAAGCTTAAAAACAAATTAGAGAGGGATGAGTTTTATGAGTAA